The Candidatus Polarisedimenticolia bacterium genome includes a window with the following:
- a CDS encoding TCR/Tet family MFS transporter: protein MTAPKPTSHAIAFVAITVLLDAIGFGLIIPVLPSLLVGLTGDTLSQASIHGGYLAFVYAVAQFLCAPILGNLSDRFGRRPVLLYAVGALGVDYLVMGAAPTYGWLFLGRLISGMAGASFTPAYAYVADVTPREKRAQNFGIISACFGVGFVLGPALGGLLGGLSARTPFFVAAGLSLTNFLYGIFVLPESLPEERRRPFQWKRANPLGTLLQMRRHPVVLGLLTALFLWSLAHQVMPSTWSFYTKFRFGWSEAMIGLSLAAAGAVIASSQALVMRRLMPRLGEKRVAMLGLTLGGLGFLGFATATQGWMMFAWLGTWLMAGLVMPSTNALMSHRIAPDAQGELQGAVASLQSLTSILGPPLMTQLFGRFSAPDAPIHLPGAAFLAASILTACALATFALAARHEATEIPIQQAANS from the coding sequence ATGACCGCGCCCAAGCCCACCTCGCACGCCATCGCCTTCGTCGCCATCACCGTCCTGCTGGATGCCATCGGCTTCGGACTCATCATCCCGGTCCTTCCTTCGCTCCTGGTGGGCCTGACCGGCGACACCCTGAGCCAGGCTTCGATCCATGGCGGTTATCTCGCCTTCGTCTACGCGGTGGCGCAGTTCCTCTGCGCGCCGATCCTGGGGAATCTCTCCGATCGCTTCGGGCGCCGCCCGGTCCTTCTCTACGCCGTGGGCGCGCTCGGAGTCGACTACCTGGTGATGGGAGCGGCTCCGACCTACGGATGGCTCTTCCTGGGACGGTTGATCTCGGGCATGGCCGGTGCGTCGTTCACCCCGGCCTACGCCTACGTCGCCGACGTCACTCCGCGCGAGAAGCGGGCCCAGAATTTCGGCATCATCAGCGCCTGCTTCGGTGTCGGCTTCGTCCTGGGACCGGCCCTGGGAGGCCTGCTCGGTGGGCTGTCTGCGCGCACTCCATTTTTCGTGGCGGCGGGATTGAGCCTGACGAACTTCCTCTACGGCATCTTCGTCCTGCCCGAATCACTTCCCGAAGAGCGCCGCCGTCCCTTCCAGTGGAAGCGGGCCAATCCCCTCGGGACGCTCCTGCAGATGCGCCGGCACCCGGTGGTGCTCGGCCTGCTGACCGCGCTGTTCCTGTGGAGCCTGGCGCACCAGGTGATGCCCTCCACCTGGAGCTTTTACACGAAATTCCGCTTCGGCTGGTCGGAAGCGATGATTGGGCTGTCGCTCGCCGCGGCCGGCGCTGTCATCGCCTCCAGCCAGGCGCTGGTGATGCGCCGGCTCATGCCGCGCCTGGGAGAGAAGCGCGTGGCGATGCTCGGGCTCACGCTCGGCGGGCTCGGGTTTCTCGGGTTCGCCACCGCCACGCAAGGCTGGATGATGTTCGCCTGGCTGGGCACCTGGCTGATGGCCGGCCTGGTGATGCCTTCGACCAATGCGCTGATGTCGCATCGCATCGCGCCCGACGCGCAAGGGGAGCTGCAAGGCGCCGTCGCCAGCCTGCAATCGCTGACGTCGATCCTGGGCCCGCCTCTGATGACGCAGCTCTTCGGCCGCTTCTCCGCTCCCGACGCCCCGATTCATCTTCCGGGCGCGGCCTTCCTGGCCGCGTCGATCCTGACCGCTTGCGCCCTCGCCACCT